Proteins from a genomic interval of Ptychodera flava strain L36383 chromosome 7, AS_Pfla_20210202, whole genome shotgun sequence:
- the LOC139137311 gene encoding tRNA pseudouridine(38/39) synthase-like isoform X2 — translation MTASGPGANTVQPNDQKHLRSCSKDELIQQIQRLEEELASYKRKTENKTPNPDSLSPKRKKRKQRVFDFTKYNTRHIALKFLYLGWDYQGFASQENTDKTIEACMFEALLKTRLIEDRQSANYSRCGRTDKGVSAFGQVISLDVRTNLLEGVGVKVRPDGTAADRPGDKTTELNYVKMLNSVLPEEIRILAWTPVDHEFNARYSAASRTYKYFFPQADLDVEAMKTGLQKLVGLHDYRNFCKMDVANGVINFVRRIISADIKDLDTRGDGYRMYELTIQGMSFLYHQIRCIVAVLFLIGQHKEKPEIIDELLDVDKHPCKPQYSIASELPLVLYDTHFEGITWIYDHDDQEVNIKHLQKRWTSETIKSLMVGRMLDGLNSAPFALRTNVENKTFTTWEKVHPPILLQNAALTMGSKSRQYKPLLSRPVCDSLEGRIEHFSKKRKLNDPQES, via the exons GAGTTGATACAGCAAATACAGAGACTAGAGGAAGAGCTTGCATCgtacaaaagaaaaacagaaaacaagacACCAAACCCTGACAGCCTTTCTCCAAAACGAAAGAAAAGGAAACAGAGAGTCTTTGATTTTACAAA ATACAACACAAGACACATAGCATTGAAATTTTTGTATCTGGGATGGGATTACCAGGGATTTGCTTCTCAAGAGAATACAGACAAGACAATAGAA GCATGCATGTTTGAAGCTTTACTGAAGACACGTCTCATTGAGGATCGTCAGTCGGCCAACTATTCCAGATGTGGTAGAACAGACAAAGGTGTGAGTGCATTTGGTCAGGTGATATCCCTGGATGTCAGAACAAATCTACTGGAAGGAGTTGGCGTCAAAGTCAGGCCAGATGGCACTGCAGCAGACAGACCAG GTGACAAAACAACTGAACTAAATTATGTGAAGATGTTGAACAGTGTCCTGCCGGAGGAGATCAGGATTCTTGCATGGACACCTGTTGATCATGAATTTAATGCAAG GTATAGTGCTGCCAGTAGAACGTACAAGTATTTCTTTCCTCAAGCAGATTTAGATGTTGAG GCAATGAAGACAGGGTTGCAAAAGCTTGTTGGTTTGCATGATTACAGAAATTTTTGCAAG atggATGTGGCCAATGGTGTCATAAATTTTGTCAGAAGAATCATCTCAGCTGATATCAAGGATCTAGACACAAG AGGTGATGGTTACAGAATGTATGAACTGACAATCCAAGGAATGTCATTTCTGTATCATCAAATCAGATGTATTGTCGCTGTGCTGTTTCTCATCGGACAACACAAAGAAAAACCAGAG ATAATAGATGAATTACTTGACGTTGACAAACATCCTTGTAAACCTCAGTACTCCATAGCTTCAGAACTCCCACTTGTTCTCTATGACACTCATTTTGAAGGCATCACCTGGATATATGATCATG ATGATCAAGAagtaaacattaaacatttacagAAAAGGTGGACTTCAGAAACTATAAA GTCTCTAATGGTTGGCAGAATGCTGGATGGTTTAAATTCAGCTCCGTTTGCCCTGAGGACCAACGTTGAAAACAAAACCTTCACTACATGGGAGAAAGTTCATCCACCGATCTTACTACAAAATGCAGCACTAACGATGGGATCCAAATCCAGGCAGTATAAGCCTTTGCTGTCCAGACCAGTTTGTG ACAGTCTTGAGGGTCGTATCGAACACTTTTCAAAGAAGAGGAAATTAAATGATCCACAAGAATCATGA